The Actinomycetota bacterium sequence CGCCTGGCCGTCCGGGGGGCGCCGGCGATCGGGGTGGCGGGCGCGTTCGGGGTGGTGCTCGGCCTGGACGAGGCCGGCCCGCCCCGGCCCGGTCCGGAGGGGCTGGCCGCCGCCCGGGACGAGCTGGAGCGGGTGGCGGCCACCCTGGAGGGGGCCCGCCCGACCGCGGTCAACCTGCGCTGGGCCGTCCGCCGGGTGGCCGGCGCCGCCGCCGGGGCCGCCGACGCGGCCGAGCTGCGCCGGCTCGCCCTGGCCGAGGCCATGGCCGTGCTCTCCGAGGACCGGGCCGCGTGCGCGCGGATGGCCGAGGCCGGCCGGGCCGAGCTGGCCGGCCGCCACCGGCTGCTCACCCACTGCAACACCGGGCGTCTGGCCACCGCCGGGGTCGGCACCGCTCTCGGGGTCGTCTACGCCAAGGCGGCGGCGGGCGAGCCGGTGCGGGTCCTCGCCTCCGAGACCCGCCCGCTGCTCCAGGGAGCCCGGCTCACGGCCTGGGAGCTGGTCAACGCCGGCATCCCGGTGACCGTGGTGGCCGACACCGCCGCCGGCGCAGCCATGGCCGGCGGCCTGGTCGACGCCGTGCTGGTCGGCTGCGACCGGGTGGCCGCCAACGGCGACACCGCCAACAAGATCGGCACCTACGCCCTGGCCGTGCTCGCCGGGGCCAACCGCATCCCCTTCTACGTGGTCGGGCCGCTGTCGTCCTTTGATCCCGGGGCCGCCGACGGCGCCGCCATCGAGATCGAGCAGCGCCCGGCGGCCGAGGTCGCCACCCTGGCCGGCCGGCAGGTCGCCCCCGAGGCGGCCGGCGTCTGGAACCCGGCCTTCGACGTCACCCCGGCCGCCCTGGTCACCGCCTTCATCACCGACGCCGGGGTGCTGCGGCCGCCGTTCGGGGCGTCGATCGCGGCCGCCCTGGCCGGCCGGTGAGCTAGCCGATGATGGTGTTGGCCCGCAGCCAGCCCGAGGCGGCGTCGGCGGGCGGCCGGCCGTCGGCGACCTCGAGGTTGAGCCTGGTCAGCTCGGCCGTGGTGAGCTGGGCGCTGACGGCGTTGATCAGCCGCACCATCGACGGGCCGTAGGCGTCGACCACCTCGCGCCGGATCACCGGGACCACGTTGTCGGCCGGCTGGAGCTGCTTGTCGTCCTCCAGCTGGACCAGGTCGCTGCCGATCTTGGCCAGGTTGGGGTTGGTGGTGTCGAGCATGCCGACGTCGATCTCGCCCGTGTCCAGGGCCAGCGCCGTGGTCGGCCGCGACGCCATCGCCTCGAAGCGGGCGAAGTGGAGCTTGTAGAGGTCCTGGAGGCCCTTGAGGCAGAGGGGGCGCTGCGGGCACTCGGGCGGCCCGCCGAACACGAGCCGGCTGGCCAGCGGGGCCAGGTCGCTGAGCTTCTCCAGGCCGTGCCGGCGG is a genomic window containing:
- the mtnA gene encoding S-methyl-5-thioribose-1-phosphate isomerase produces the protein MDLDLLRSAVGWRNGRLEIVDQTRLPERLATLELTTVAEVVDALRRLAVRGAPAIGVAGAFGVVLGLDEAGPPRPGPEGLAAARDELERVAATLEGARPTAVNLRWAVRRVAGAAAGAADAAELRRLALAEAMAVLSEDRAACARMAEAGRAELAGRHRLLTHCNTGRLATAGVGTALGVVYAKAAAGEPVRVLASETRPLLQGARLTAWELVNAGIPVTVVADTAAGAAMAGGLVDAVLVGCDRVAANGDTANKIGTYALAVLAGANRIPFYVVGPLSSFDPGAADGAAIEIEQRPAAEVATLAGRQVAPEAAGVWNPAFDVTPAALVTAFITDAGVLRPPFGASIAAALAGR
- a CDS encoding ABC transporter substrate-binding protein, which encodes MVLVLLIAGCDRAPDPPPPEDPRRPVIQLASFDFPESELLGELYGQALRQQGFPVELVVQLGAREVVAPALQQGKVDMVPEYLGSALNFLNDRDRVATADPGLTHARLEQVFGPRGVSVLAYAPAEDRNGFVVTGDLARRHGLEKLSDLAPLASRLVFGGPPECPQRPLCLKGLQDLYKLHFARFEAMASRPTTALALDTGEIDVGMLDTTNPNLAKIGSDLVQLEDDKQLQPADNVVPVIRREVVDAYGPSMVRLINAVSAQLTTAELTRLNLEVADGRPPADAASGWLRANTIIG